A single genomic interval of Celeribacter indicus harbors:
- a CDS encoding UDP-N-acetylmuramoyl-L-alanyl-D-glutamate--2,6-diaminopimelate ligase, with product MLKTLTELGLTAQGGRDASVTGLSVDSRQTREGHLFAALPGARAHGADFVDFALRMGARAVLTDPEGARIAAPVLAEHDPALVVVQDPRQALAYAAALYYGRQPEIMVAVTGTNGKTSVATFARQIWQLLGARAINVGTTGVEGDWQAPSPHTTPEPITLHRMLSEAAAAGITHGAMEASSHGLAQRRLDGVRLTAAAFTNFTQDHLDYHATFEAYFAAKAGLFNRVLPEEGVAVINIDDAKGMEIEGICAERGIEVMRIGRSDAADLRVIAQRFDATGQDLRVDFVGNIYQIRLDLIGGFQAENVMAAAALVMACGGDPEEVFSCLPELAGVRGRMQHAATRDNGAAVFVDYAHTPDAVATAIRALRPHVMGRVVAIVGAGGDRDRTKRPLMGQAAHDHADLVIVTDDNPRSEDPAAIRAEVMAGAPEAIEVGDRAEAILRGVDALQPGDALLICGKGHESGQVIGDDVFPFDDVEQASMAVSALDGAL from the coding sequence ATGTTGAAGACGCTGACGGAGCTTGGACTGACCGCACAGGGGGGGCGCGATGCCTCGGTCACCGGCCTGTCCGTGGACAGCCGCCAGACCCGCGAGGGGCATCTCTTCGCCGCGCTTCCCGGCGCCCGCGCGCATGGGGCGGATTTCGTGGACTTCGCGCTGCGCATGGGCGCGCGCGCGGTGCTGACCGACCCGGAGGGCGCGCGCATCGCCGCCCCCGTCCTCGCCGAACACGACCCCGCCCTCGTCGTCGTCCAGGATCCGCGTCAGGCGCTGGCCTATGCCGCGGCGCTCTATTACGGGCGGCAGCCGGAGATCATGGTCGCGGTGACGGGGACCAATGGCAAGACCTCGGTGGCGACCTTCGCCCGCCAGATCTGGCAACTGCTGGGGGCGCGCGCGATCAATGTCGGCACCACGGGCGTCGAGGGCGACTGGCAGGCGCCGAGCCCGCACACTACGCCCGAACCCATCACCCTGCACCGGATGCTGTCGGAGGCGGCCGCCGCGGGCATCACCCATGGCGCGATGGAGGCGTCGTCGCACGGGCTCGCGCAGCGGCGTCTCGACGGCGTGCGCCTGACCGCGGCCGCCTTCACCAATTTCACCCAGGACCATCTCGATTACCACGCCACCTTCGAGGCCTATTTCGCCGCGAAGGCGGGGCTGTTCAACCGCGTGCTGCCCGAGGAGGGCGTCGCGGTGATCAACATCGACGATGCGAAGGGCATGGAGATCGAGGGCATCTGCGCCGAACGCGGCATCGAGGTGATGCGGATCGGACGCTCGGACGCCGCGGACCTGCGGGTGATCGCGCAGCGCTTCGATGCGACGGGGCAGGACCTGCGCGTCGATTTCGTCGGCAACATCTATCAGATCCGGCTCGATCTCATCGGCGGGTTCCAGGCGGAGAACGTGATGGCGGCGGCGGCGCTCGTCATGGCCTGCGGCGGCGATCCCGAGGAGGTCTTTTCCTGCCTGCCGGAACTCGCGGGCGTGCGCGGCCGGATGCAGCATGCCGCGACGCGCGACAACGGCGCCGCCGTCTTCGTCGATTACGCCCATACGCCCGATGCGGTCGCCACAGCCATCCGCGCGCTGCGGCCGCATGTGATGGGCCGGGTCGTCGCCATCGTCGGCGCAGGCGGCGACCGCGACCGCACCAAGCGCCCGCTGATGGGGCAGGCGGCGCATGACCATGCCGACCTGGTGATCGTCACCGACGACAACCCGCGTTCCGAGGATCCCGCCGCGATCCGTGCCGAGGTCATGGCAGGCGCGCCGGAGGCGATCGAGGTCGGAGACCGCGCCGAGGCGATCCTGCGCGGCGTCGACGCGCTCCAGCCCGGCGATGCGCTCCTGATCTGCGGCAAGGGCCATGAGAGCGGCCAGGTGATCGGCGACGACGTGTTCCCCTTCGACGATGTCGAACAGGCCTCGATGGCCGTGTCCGCCCTGGACGGTGCGCTGTGA